Proteins from one Triticum aestivum cultivar Chinese Spring chromosome 7A, IWGSC CS RefSeq v2.1, whole genome shotgun sequence genomic window:
- the LOC123149782 gene encoding glycosyltransferase family 92 protein Os08g0121900 yields the protein MQLHARRRHAVARCRLLIAAAAVAMSLAAVLCFSRVDPAGLLAAPARALQLVQPRRLHVRLGAVKGTTATATPAAGRKSRSPPLETEAVLLPDWEVLVLLRPGAQDDVGGNATCAFGRGASSLARTLGRLPASGRRAYLCVVPVPARRQRRLRAPRLVISSSSSSSKVSTATSGGKSPEILRWSSRLVYESAVVHGGDVLVFGKGVNPRQGVNRAASDIRCVYYRRGGAGAGDAVVASLPAATSAQQVFRCPPPPSTAASQELRVTLAAAGEDPLPSLAVYSPPRSGSSSTPAPERKLICACTMVRDVAKFLPEWVVYHAAIGVDRFYLYDNGSEDDLADQVHQLNSAGYNITTVTWPWAKAQEAGFSHGAAALRDWCEWVAFVDVDEFIFSPRWNQSEAPTESMLRSIVSSVEPDVGRVSMRCADFGPSGHSANPKEGVTQGYTCRRRAEERHKSLLRLDAADDTLLNSIHHFTLRPGFRVEWSKRVRVNHYKYQAWEEFKVKFRRRVSTYVADWTDPVNLQSKDRTPGLGFEAVEPVGWTKKFCEVNDTLLHDATRRWFGVGFGNNLTTVGHIISSS from the coding sequence ATGCAGCTGCACGCGCGCCGGCGGCACGCCGTGGCGCGGTGCCGCCTGCTGATCGCCGCCGCGGCCGTCGCCATGTCGCTCGCCGCGGTCCTCTGCTTCAGCCGGGTCGACCCCGCCGGCCTGCTCGCCGCGCCCGCGCGCGCGCTCCAGCTCGTCCAGCCCCGCCGGCTGCACGTCCGCCTCGGCGCCGTCAAAGGGACTACTGCGACCGCCACGCCCGCAGCCGGCCGGAAGTCGCGGTCGCCGCCGTTGGAGACTGAGGCCGTGCTGCTGCCGGACTGGGAGGTGCTCGTCTTGCTCCGCCCCGGCGCCCAGGACGACGTTGGAGGGAACGCGACGTGCGCGTTCGGCCGCGGCGCGTCGTCCCTGGCGCGCACGCTCGGGAGGCTGCCGGCGTCCGGACGCCGCGCGTACCTCTGCGTCGTGCCCGTGCCGGCGCGCAGGCAGAGGCGGCTCCGCGCGCCACGGCTCGTgatctcgtcgtcgtcgtcgtcgtcgaaggTTAGTACCGCCACCAGTGGTGGCAAATCCCCCGAGATTCTGAGGTGGAGCAGCCGGCTGGTGTACGAGTCCGCGGTGGTCCACGGCGGCGACGTGCTCGTCTTCGGCAAGGGAGTCAACCCGCGGCAAGGCGTGAACCGCGCGGCCTCTGATATCCGATGCGTGTACTACCGCCGCGGGGGTGCCGGCGCCGGTGACGCCGTCGTGGCCTCGCTCCCCGCGGCCACGTCGGCGCAGCAGGTCTTCCGGTGCCCGCCTCCGCCGTCGACCGCCGCATCGCAGGAGCTCCGCGTcacgctcgccgccgccggcgaggatCCCCTCCCGTCCCTGGCCGTCTACAGCCCGCCGCGCTCTGGCTCGTCATCGACGCCGGCGCCGGAGAGGAAGCTGATCTGCGCCTGCACCATGGTCCGCGACGTGGCCAAGTTCCTGCCGGAGTGGGTGGTGTACCACGCGGCCATAGGCGTGGACCGGTTCTACCTCTACGACAACGGGAGCGAGGACGACCTGGCAGACCAGGTCCACCAGCTCAACTCAGCCGGGTACAACATCACCACCGTGACATGGCCgtgggccaaggcccaggaggCCGGGTTCTCCCACGGCGCCGCAGCGCTCCGAGATTGGTGCGAGTGGGTGGCCTTCGTCGACGTCGACGAGTTCATCTTCTCCCCGAGATGGAACCAGTCGGAGGCCCCCACCGAATCCATGCTCCGGTCGATCGTATCATCGGTCGAGCCGGACGTGGGCCGGGTGTCGATGAGGTGCGCCGATTTTGGACCTTCCGGTCATAGCGCGAACCCGAAAGAAGGGGTCACCCAAGGCTACACGTGCCGGAGGCGAGCCGAGGAGCGGCACAAGTCGTTGCTCCGGCTCGACGCGGCGGACGACACGCTGCTCAACTCGATCCATCACTTCACGCTCCGGCCCGGGTTCCGGGTCGAGTGGAGCAAGCGGGTCCGCGTGAACCACTACAAGTACCAAGCTTGGGAggagttcaaggtcaagttcagGCGCCGGGTGTCGACGTACGTGGCGGACTGGACCGACCCGGTGAACCTTCAGTCCAAGGACCGGACCCCCGGCCTGGGTTTCGAGGCGGTCGAGCCGGTCGGTTGGACGAAGAAGTTTTGCGAGGTGAATGATACTCTGCTCCACGACGCGACCCGAAGATGGTTTGGCGTTGGGTTCGGGAACAATCTCACTACTGTAGGACACATCATAAGCTCATCGTAG